Proteins from a genomic interval of Acidobacteriota bacterium:
- a CDS encoding BlaI/MecI/CopY family transcriptional regulator, with product MTAKAHHHLSRRERQIMDIVYRLGQATAQEVLDNLPDPPSYSAVRALLRLLEEKGYLRHQQDGPRYMFLPTLARAKAQKSALKQMLQTFFDDSTEQAVAALLDLSRNKLSPEELERLSNMIEEARKEGR from the coding sequence ATGACTGCCAAGGCACACCATCATCTGAGCCGCCGCGAGCGGCAAATCATGGACATTGTTTACCGGCTGGGCCAAGCGACGGCGCAGGAGGTGTTGGATAACCTGCCCGATCCGCCCAGCTACTCGGCGGTGCGCGCTTTGTTGCGGCTGCTGGAAGAGAAGGGCTATTTGCGCCACCAACAGGACGGGCCGCGCTATATGTTCCTGCCGACGCTGGCGCGGGCCAAGGCGCAGAAATCGGCGCTCAAACAAATGTTGCAGACCTTCTTTGACGATTCGACCGAACAGGCCGTGGCGGCGCTGCTCGATCTGTCGCGCAACAAACTTTCACCGGAAGAATTGGAACGCCTCTCAAACATGATCGAAGAGGCCCGAAAGGAAGGCCGTTGA